The window GGGGACAACATAAAGATGGAGATAGACCTGATAACGCCGATAGCGATGGAAGAGGGTCTTAGGTTTGCAATAAGGGAAGGTGGCAGGACCATAGGCAAGGGAGTCGTCACCTCCATAATCGAGTAGACGATGCGGGTGCATTCCCTCCTTGCAGGTCTATTGACACACCCTGCAGGGTATGTTAAATTTGTGCAGTGGTCTTTACCTTGTATTGTCGCGTGCGCGTCGAGAAAATGACCCTGGGGGGTGAGCTGGTTGCGCGAGGGTATCACTTTGGAATGCATGGAATGCAAGAGGAGAAATTATCGAACCACCAAGAACAAGAAAAATGATCCCGATAGAATCGAATTACGCAAGTACTGCAGGGCTTGTAAGAAGCATACTGTTCACAAGGAGACACGTTAAGTCTGGGTGAGCGAGAAAGGGGACGGGCATGGAACTGCGTAGCATTATTGAGCGAATACAAAAGTACCTGCGTGAGGTTAGAGCCGAACTTCGGAAGGTTACGTGGCCGAACCGTAAACAGCTTGGTTCTTACACTGCGGTCGTGCTCGTTACCGTACTGGTGGTAGCTGGTTTTGTCGGGCTTATAGATTTTGCTTTCTCGCAGATCCTCAGGCTTTTCATCAAGTGAATTAACCTGTTTCGGGCATTTTCCCGTCATGATATTGAAGGAATACAGTAAGATGCTTAGCGTAGGGGGAGTAGAAGGACTGGCGGGTTAGAGCCCGCGGCCTGGCTGAACGATGGATGAGGACAAAATCGAGGTGCAAACCCCTCCAGAAGAGGGACCACAGCCTACTACAGAAGTGGCTGGGCGATCACCCAAAAGGTGGTATGTGATCCATACCTATTCCGGCTACGAGAACAAGGTCAAGGCTAACCTTGAGAAGCGCGTCAAGACCATGGAGAAAGAAGATAAGATCTTCCGGGTGCTGGTGCCTACACAGGAAGAATACGAGATAAAGGATGGCAAGCGGAAGATCAGCAAACGGAAGGTCTTCCCTGGTTATGTGCTGGTAGAGATGATTATGGAGGATGATTCATGGTACGTGGTCCGGAATACACCCGGGGTTACGGGATTCGTAGGCTCTGGCAACAAGCCCATACCACTGCAGGATAAGGAAGCGCGTCTTATTCTGAAGCAGATGGGGATCGAGGAACCCCGGCCAAAGATGGATTTCTCCATAGGAGAGCAAGTAAGGGTAGTGGCGGGTCCATTTCAGCACTTTACTGGCGCGATCGAGGAGATCCAGAAGGATAAAGGCAAATTACGGGTCCTTGTCTCGATGTTCGGGCGGGAAACCCCTGTCGAGCTTGATTTTAGTCAGGTTGAGAAAATATGAGTTTAAAGATGTAAGAGGGTGGAACCAATGCCCAAGAAGGTTGTTGCTGTAGTTAAGATACAGATTCCGGCAGGGAAGGCCACGCCTGCTCCGCCGGTGGGACCGGCCCTTGCGCCGCATGCCATAAATATCATGGATTTTGTCCGTCAATTCAATGAAAAGACCGCTGCCCAGGCCGGCACCATCATCCCTGTAGAGGTCACCGTCTATGATGACCGATCCTTTACGTTTGTCTTGAAGACTCCTCCAGCGAGTTTTCTGATAAAGCAGGCTGTTGGTATAGAGAAAGGCTCTGGAAAGCCCAATAGGGAAAAGGTGGGGAAACTTTCCAAGGCAAAACTCAAGGAAATCGCAGAACTCAAAATGAAAGACCTCAATGCCAATGACCTTGATGCCGCCATGAGTATAGTCGCGGGGACTGCAAGGAGCATGGGGATAGAGGTTGAACGCTAGGTAGTCGGCATCAACACTTGGAAAAGTGGGAGGGTTCCGGGGTTCGTAAGGCTATGGCAATAGTGACGCGCCCATTCGCAGAACCCGCTATGACCACAGGGAGGTATGTAGAGATATGGCACATAGAGGGAAAAGATATCAGGAAGCGTTGAAGAAGTTTGATAGATCTCAGCTTTACAGCATATCTGATGCCGTAAGGCTAGTCAAAGAGACTGCGAGCGCGAAGTTCGATGAGACGGTAGAGTTGTCCGTGCGCCTAGGCGTTGATCCGAAGCGTTCCGATCAGCAGGTAAGAGGCGCTGTAGTGCTCCCCTTTGGAACAGGTAAAGTCCCGAA is drawn from Bacillota bacterium and contains these coding sequences:
- the rplK gene encoding 50S ribosomal protein L11 gives rise to the protein MPKKVVAVVKIQIPAGKATPAPPVGPALAPHAINIMDFVRQFNEKTAAQAGTIIPVEVTVYDDRSFTFVLKTPPASFLIKQAVGIEKGSGKPNREKVGKLSKAKLKEIAELKMKDLNANDLDAAMSIVAGTARSMGIEVER
- the nusG gene encoding transcription termination/antitermination protein NusG, producing the protein MDEDKIEVQTPPEEGPQPTTEVAGRSPKRWYVIHTYSGYENKVKANLEKRVKTMEKEDKIFRVLVPTQEEYEIKDGKRKISKRKVFPGYVLVEMIMEDDSWYVVRNTPGVTGFVGSGNKPIPLQDKEARLILKQMGIEEPRPKMDFSIGEQVRVVAGPFQHFTGAIEEIQKDKGKLRVLVSMFGRETPVELDFSQVEKI
- the tuf gene encoding elongation factor Tu (EF-Tu; promotes GTP-dependent binding of aminoacyl-tRNA to the A-site of ribosomes during protein biosynthesis; when the tRNA anticodon matches the mRNA codon, GTP hydrolysis results; the inactive EF-Tu-GDP leaves the ribosome and release of GDP is promoted by elongation factor Ts; many prokaryotes have two copies of the gene encoding EF-Tu), which translates into the protein GDNIKMEIDLITPIAMEEGLRFAIREGGRTIGKGVVTSIIE
- the rpmG gene encoding 50S ribosomal protein L33, with protein sequence MREGITLECMECKRRNYRTTKNKKNDPDRIELRKYCRACKKHTVHKETR
- the secE gene encoding preprotein translocase subunit SecE, whose translation is MELRSIIERIQKYLREVRAELRKVTWPNRKQLGSYTAVVLVTVLVVAGFVGLIDFAFSQILRLFIK